In Reichenbachiella agarivorans, one genomic interval encodes:
- a CDS encoding ABC transporter transmembrane domain-containing protein, whose translation MKFLALLRSTSPAMFFYALVVSVVSGVSSTYVIKMVHQFAEVGIETDPYFTPKFMGAVVLFGITGVLSSYFISVLTQRMIYKLRTDLSSKILNASFQKTERNLDKILPVLTADINFVSASMNRLPPVVTGLATAVGCIFYMFYLSWEMTLGSMGLFGIAFLINYVALPYLKKYSEAARDVWDKIHKNFEGVVYGMKELKLNKQHRENFIETSIGPNCLEENKYRVKEEVLYAVSSRIVEMILLMGIGLFIINMTSISWMNKDEFGNYLLVLLFTVAPLATVSGFLKHIKRTQVSLKKIDDIGVNLVIEPDFIEEDLDISGWNSDSDPLFSFKDVYFSYDTNNEDKNSPLDQSI comes from the coding sequence ATGAAATTCTTAGCACTCCTACGCAGTACTTCTCCTGCAATGTTCTTTTACGCCTTAGTGGTAAGTGTGGTCTCTGGGGTAAGTTCTACTTACGTGATCAAAATGGTTCATCAGTTTGCTGAAGTCGGGATCGAAACAGACCCTTATTTCACTCCCAAATTCATGGGAGCTGTTGTGCTTTTCGGTATCACAGGAGTACTGTCTTCCTACTTTATTTCTGTTCTCACCCAAAGAATGATTTATAAACTCCGAACCGATTTATCCAGCAAAATCCTCAATGCGTCCTTCCAAAAGACAGAAAGAAACTTAGACAAAATATTGCCTGTACTGACAGCAGACATCAACTTTGTCTCTGCCAGTATGAACCGACTGCCTCCAGTTGTGACTGGTCTTGCAACTGCTGTAGGCTGTATTTTTTATATGTTCTATCTCTCGTGGGAAATGACACTCGGGAGCATGGGTCTGTTTGGGATCGCATTTTTAATCAACTATGTGGCACTACCCTACCTCAAAAAATACAGTGAGGCCGCACGCGATGTTTGGGACAAAATTCACAAGAATTTTGAAGGAGTGGTCTATGGAATGAAAGAACTCAAACTGAATAAACAGCACAGAGAAAACTTCATAGAAACCAGTATTGGCCCCAATTGCCTAGAAGAAAATAAATACAGAGTCAAAGAAGAAGTTCTCTATGCTGTTTCATCCAGAATCGTAGAAATGATCTTGCTCATGGGAATAGGTCTGTTCATTATCAATATGACTAGTATCTCATGGATGAACAAAGATGAATTTGGGAATTATTTATTAGTACTGCTCTTTACCGTAGCGCCACTGGCAACTGTCAGCGGATTCCTCAAGCACATCAAAAGAACACAGGTCTCATTGAAGAAAATTGACGACATAGGTGTAAATCTAGTGATCGAACCAGACTTTATAGAAGAGGATTTGGATATAAGTGGTTGGAATTCAGACTCAGACCCATTGTTTTCATTCAAAGACGTATATTTCTCGTACGACACCAACAACGAGGATAAAAATTCTCCATTGGACCAATCAATCTAG
- a CDS encoding ATP-binding cassette domain-containing protein: MIGGNGSGKTTFIKMLTGLYSPIKGEIKFKGQVIDEKQMDNYRKHFAGVFTDYYLFDDLMHIDSTVIDREAGNLLKELEIDHKVKILDKHISTTSLSYGQKKRLAMMVSILEDKEVYIFDEWAANQDPYFKEIFYVRILPQLKAKGKTIVAISHDEKYFENADRVVKMAEGVLTEVKN, from the coding sequence GTGATTGGTGGCAATGGATCAGGTAAAACCACTTTTATCAAAATGCTGACTGGACTCTACTCACCCATCAAAGGTGAAATCAAATTTAAGGGTCAAGTAATTGATGAAAAACAGATGGATAACTACCGCAAACATTTTGCAGGGGTATTCACAGATTATTATCTATTTGATGATTTGATGCATATCGATAGCACTGTTATTGACCGTGAAGCTGGCAATTTGCTCAAAGAGTTGGAGATTGATCATAAGGTCAAAATTCTGGACAAACATATCTCGACAACTTCTCTGTCTTATGGACAAAAAAAGAGGTTAGCCATGATGGTTTCTATCTTGGAAGACAAAGAGGTTTACATCTTTGATGAATGGGCAGCCAACCAAGATCCCTATTTCAAAGAGATTTTTTATGTCAGAATCCTACCTCAGCTCAAAGCCAAAGGCAAAACAATTGTCGCAATTTCTCACGATGAAAAGTACTTCGAAAATGCTGATAGAGTGGTCAAAATGGCCGAAGGAGTATTGACAGAAGTCAAAAACTAA
- a CDS encoding glycosyltransferase family 4 protein: protein MQNIRKKVVLFADVLEEDFDGVSVTLNKIIANFPKDRFDLLIVTPHPPKDVSSIDFKILICPYVGLPFQEGYRLGLPNRMKGLRAELDQFKPDVLHFTSPSLLGRYAIKYARRNSLPVMTIYHTHYPTYFKYYLGKVGDFLFGGLFNQGMAWYYKNADLTLVPTEPVRKDLEKLGIKRDTMAIWGRAIHANRFNPHFRKEDFFKGRIPEGNKTVLFVSRLIKEKNVSVLADMYELFERKNKKITMVITGDGPEKEWLEEKMPSALFTGKLRGEELSRTYASADLFFFPSDSETFGNVVLEAMASGTPVVAADAGGPSDIVINGETGYLSAPGSLRGFYKRILTILGDDYLRTRMGKKAFEYANTKTIDNLHAELWQHYERVIKGYQLRQQRKDEPIAEAAFSYKEL from the coding sequence ATGCAGAATATTAGAAAAAAGGTAGTGCTATTTGCCGACGTGTTGGAAGAAGACTTTGATGGTGTGAGTGTCACTTTGAATAAGATAATTGCCAATTTTCCTAAAGATAGATTTGACCTTTTAATAGTTACACCACATCCTCCAAAGGACGTAAGTAGTATCGATTTTAAAATATTGATATGTCCCTACGTTGGACTACCTTTTCAAGAAGGATATAGATTGGGATTGCCTAATAGAATGAAGGGGTTGAGAGCTGAGTTGGATCAGTTTAAGCCAGATGTCCTTCACTTCACCTCTCCATCACTCCTAGGACGGTATGCTATCAAATATGCAAGACGTAATAGTTTGCCTGTGATGACGATCTATCACACACATTATCCTACTTATTTCAAGTATTATTTGGGGAAAGTGGGAGATTTTCTTTTTGGTGGATTGTTTAATCAGGGTATGGCATGGTATTATAAAAATGCCGATTTGACCTTGGTACCGACCGAGCCAGTTCGTAAGGATTTAGAAAAGCTGGGCATCAAAAGAGATACTATGGCTATTTGGGGGCGAGCCATTCACGCCAATCGATTTAACCCTCATTTTCGCAAGGAAGACTTTTTTAAGGGAAGAATTCCTGAAGGGAACAAGACTGTACTGTTTGTGAGTCGGTTAATCAAAGAAAAGAATGTGTCTGTCCTAGCAGATATGTATGAATTGTTTGAAAGAAAGAACAAGAAGATTACAATGGTCATAACTGGTGATGGTCCCGAAAAGGAATGGCTTGAGGAAAAAATGCCTAGCGCGCTTTTTACAGGCAAGTTGAGAGGTGAAGAATTATCAAGGACTTACGCTTCTGCTGATCTGTTTTTCTTTCCGTCTGATTCAGAGACATTTGGCAATGTAGTGTTAGAAGCAATGGCATCTGGTACTCCTGTAGTAGCTGCTGATGCGGGTGGCCCATCGGATATTGTAATAAATGGTGAAACTGGGTATTTGTCTGCTCCTGGTTCATTAAGAGGTTTTTACAAACGCATATTGACCATTTTGGGAGATGATTATTTAAGAACACGCATGGGTAAAAAGGCTTTTGAATATGCAAATACCAAGACAATAGATAATTTGCATGCTGAGCTATGGCAACACTATGAGCGCGTTATCAAAGGGTATCAATTGCGACAACAAAGAAAAGATGAGCCAATTGCTGAGGCAGCATTTAGTTATAAAGAACTTTAA
- a CDS encoding glycosyltransferase yields MFCLVDCNNFWSPSGGGVRRYHLEKMEYFKGRPDIKYVFVMHDEETYTEQIGENAYIEHLRVPKVMGNWEYRYLRKRSLLAPILKRINPDVIEVGSPYFMPSMVNKIVEEEQLKAKVFGFWHADFPVTYVKRFLSNWPFDLAQKGENKAWAFARKHYNKMAGVLASSEVIIQRMQKNGLNNVHFVPLGVNEVLFHPNKKDQNLIDEMKAGVSDRLFLFFPHRFSNEKGLNLLLEAYPLACAQLDHDPVLVLAGTGPYQPAVEKAAKQYPHVHFIGFIKEKEMMAKYFACADLGFALSAWETFGLSLVEALSSGLPLIAANDGAAMEHIQRSEAGLIIDSLTPEVLANAIVKYALMTNKDELKAKARAYGQNLSWENCFSKQVEIYQQALS; encoded by the coding sequence ATGTTCTGTCTCGTAGATTGCAACAATTTTTGGAGTCCTTCAGGTGGTGGTGTCAGACGCTACCACCTCGAAAAAATGGAGTACTTCAAAGGCAGACCAGACATCAAGTACGTCTTTGTCATGCATGATGAGGAGACCTATACTGAGCAAATCGGTGAGAATGCTTACATCGAGCATCTCCGCGTACCCAAAGTGATGGGCAACTGGGAGTACAGGTATTTAAGAAAGAGAAGTTTACTCGCCCCTATACTCAAACGCATCAATCCCGATGTGATCGAGGTGGGTTCACCTTACTTCATGCCGTCCATGGTCAACAAGATTGTGGAAGAAGAACAGCTCAAAGCCAAGGTATTTGGGTTTTGGCATGCAGATTTCCCGGTGACCTACGTCAAAAGATTTCTATCCAATTGGCCGTTCGATCTGGCACAAAAGGGAGAGAACAAGGCATGGGCATTTGCCAGAAAGCATTACAACAAAATGGCTGGCGTGCTCGCTTCTAGCGAAGTAATCATCCAGCGCATGCAAAAAAACGGTCTCAACAATGTCCATTTTGTCCCGCTGGGAGTCAATGAGGTTCTTTTTCATCCAAACAAAAAGGATCAAAATTTGATCGACGAAATGAAAGCAGGTGTATCTGACAGACTTTTCTTGTTCTTTCCACACCGATTCAGCAATGAAAAAGGCCTCAACCTATTGCTAGAAGCCTATCCACTTGCCTGTGCACAGCTAGATCATGATCCTGTATTGGTATTGGCAGGAACTGGCCCCTACCAGCCTGCGGTCGAAAAAGCAGCAAAGCAATATCCACACGTTCATTTCATAGGTTTCATCAAAGAGAAGGAAATGATGGCTAAATATTTTGCCTGTGCAGATTTAGGTTTTGCTCTCAGTGCGTGGGAAACCTTTGGCTTGTCACTGGTAGAAGCATTGAGCTCAGGGCTACCACTCATTGCCGCAAATGACGGTGCAGCCATGGAACACATACAAAGATCTGAAGCAGGACTGATCATTGACTCATTGACACCCGAAGTTTTAGCAAATGCAATTGTGAAATATGCCCTCATGACCAACAAGGATGAATTGAAAGCCAAGGCAAGAGCCTATGGTCAAAACCTCAGTTGGGAAAATTGCTTTAGTAAGCAGGTTGAAATATACCAACAGGCTCTGAGCTAA
- a CDS encoding glycosyltransferase family protein: MRIAYFIHGRGRGHSSRALTLLPRLRAEGCECMVYAGDTAYEVLKGFDSVKRIKSIVPGSSFFLFVYRIWQDYRVLKQQRPHLLISDGDAPCTYAAKFLGIKVLSIGHALIFPYCENPIELPKVGLRKENFKVRVATLCSHYKVAVHFTNIQPKNENTFVVRPDIFFDSTAISDQGYLLSYFRDGNGQELIVELINRGLKIKNFGNPIDLHGVENFAPDNLAFRKCLMGATGVVGSAGSNLIFESIAMNKPLLLQYREDDFEQAANVKYVEHEGLGLGLISNRLSTDRVQDYLLLLNKSKKSTNSLGVIPALSDIVVRILKEEFNSQGFEKMV, encoded by the coding sequence ATGAGAATCGCATATTTTATTCATGGTAGAGGTAGAGGTCACTCATCTAGGGCTTTGACTTTGCTGCCTAGGTTGCGAGCAGAAGGGTGCGAATGTATGGTGTATGCAGGAGATACTGCATATGAAGTTTTGAAGGGTTTTGACTCAGTGAAAAGAATCAAATCTATTGTGCCAGGTAGCTCATTTTTTTTATTTGTCTATCGAATCTGGCAGGATTACAGGGTTTTGAAACAACAGAGACCACATTTGTTGATTTCTGATGGTGACGCTCCTTGCACTTATGCTGCCAAATTTTTGGGAATCAAGGTGCTATCAATAGGGCATGCACTAATCTTCCCTTATTGCGAAAACCCAATTGAGTTGCCCAAGGTTGGATTGCGAAAGGAGAATTTTAAAGTACGAGTGGCTACTCTATGTTCGCATTATAAGGTTGCCGTACATTTTACGAATATTCAACCTAAGAATGAAAATACCTTTGTTGTTCGTCCTGATATATTTTTTGATTCCACAGCGATTTCTGATCAAGGATATCTTTTATCCTATTTCAGAGATGGCAATGGACAGGAGTTGATTGTTGAGTTAATTAACCGTGGATTGAAAATCAAAAATTTCGGTAATCCTATTGATTTGCACGGAGTTGAAAATTTTGCACCTGATAACCTTGCGTTTCGTAAGTGCCTGATGGGAGCAACGGGTGTGGTTGGGTCTGCAGGTTCCAATTTGATATTTGAGTCCATAGCGATGAACAAACCGTTGTTGCTCCAGTACCGAGAGGATGATTTTGAACAAGCAGCTAATGTGAAATACGTGGAGCACGAAGGGTTGGGTTTAGGTCTGATTTCCAATAGATTGAGTACAGATCGCGTGCAGGACTATTTGTTGCTTTTGAATAAATCAAAAAAAAGTACAAATTCTTTAGGGGTGATTCCTGCTTTGAGTGACATAGTAGTAAGAATCTTGAAAGAAGAATTCAATTCTCAAGGTTTTGAAAAAATGGTTTGA